The Leclercia adecarboxylata region GTGCATATCGAAGCCAAAGTGACGCCGCGTATCCTGCCGGGCGTCGTCGCGTTAGGCGAGGGTGCCTGGTACAACCCGGACGCCAACCGCGTCGATCAGGCTGGGTGCATTAATGTGCTCACCACGCAACGCCCGTCGCCGCTGGCGAAAGGTAATCCGTCTCACAGTAACCTCGTTCAGGTTGAAAAGGCGTAAGGAGTAGCCGATGACCACTCAGTATGGATTTTTTATTGATTCCAGCCGCTGCACCGGGTGTAAAACCTGCGAGCTGGCCTGCAAGGACTATAAGGATTTGACGCCGGATGTCAGCTTCCGCCGTATCTATGAATACGCGGGCGGCGACTGGCAGGAGGACAACGGCGTCTGGCACCAGAACGTCTTTGCCTACTATCTGTCCATTGCCTGTAACCACTGCGAAGATCCTGCCTGCACTAAAGTGTGCCCGAGCGGCGCGATGCACAAGCGCGACGATGGCTTTGTGGTAGTGAATGAAGATGTCTGCATTGGCTGCCGCTACTGCCATATGGCCTGCCCGTACGGTGCGCCGCAGTACAATGCTGCCAAAGGGCATATGACCAAGTGCGACGGTTGCCACGATCGTGTCGCCGAAGGCCAGAAGCCGATTTGCGTTGAATCCTGCCCGCTGCGTGCGCTGGATTTCGGTCCTATTGCCGAACTGCGGCAGAAATACGGCAAGCTGGCTGCCGTCGCGCCGCTGCCGTCGGCCCACTTCACGAAGCCGAGTATCGTCATTAAACCCAATGCCAACAGCCGACCTACGGGTGATACCACCGGCTATCTGGCCAATCCAAAGGAGGTGTGAGATGGGAAACGGATGGCATGAATGGCCGTTAATGATTTTTACCGTCTTCGGACAGTGCGTGGCGGGCGGTTTTATTGTGCTCGCGCTGGCACTGTTAAAAGGCAATCTGAATGCCGGACAACAGCAGCGCCTGGTGCTGAGCATGTTTGGCCTGTGGGTGCTGATGGGGATCGGTTTTATCGCTTCTACGCTGCACCTCGGTTCACCGTTGCGCGCGTTCAACTCACTGAACCGTGTGGGAGCGTCTTCCCTCAGCAATGAGATCGCCAGCGGGGCAATCTTCTTTGCTGTCGGTGGTCTGGGCTGGCTGCTGGCGGTGCTGAAAAAGCTGCCTGCCGGGCTGCGTACTGTGTGGCTGATTGTCACTATGGTGCTGGGCGTGGTGTTCGTCTGGATGATGGTTCGGGTCTATAACACTATCGATACGGTCCCCACCTGGTACAGCGTCTGGACGCCGATGAGCTTCTTCCTGACGATGTTTATCGGCGGACCGCTGCTGGGCTTCCTGTTGCTGCGCGTAGCCGGTGTGGACGGTTGGGCAATGCATTTACTGCCCGTCGTGTCGCTGCTGGCGCTGGTGGTGAGCGCCATCGTTGCCCTGATGCAGGGCGCAGAACTGGCAACAATCAGCAGTTCCATTCAGCAGGCCTCTGCCCTGGTGCCGGATTACGGTTCGCTAATGGCCTGGCGCGTAGTGCTCCTGGCGGCGGCGCTGGTCTGCTGGATTGTGCCGCAGCTCAAAGGTTATCAGCCTGCAATCCCGCTGCTGTCTCTGGCTTTTGTGCTGGTCCTGGCAGGTGAACTGCTTGGCCGTGGGGTGTTCTATGGACTGCACATGACCGTTGGAATGGCCATCGCCAGTTAACGCTCATGTTCGCGATATAAAGCCGGGCCTGAGTGCCCGGTTTTTTTATTTTTCGATCATGAAATTTTTCAACTGTCGTTTGGTTTCGGTTTTAGTCAGATACAAATAAAAACAAACACATAATTAATATTGCCAGCAGGCTTTTCATTAGCAGGATGAGTTTTTTCAATCGACAAAGAGCATATCGTGCGTGCGGCCCAAACGGGTGGATTGACTTTGTTTTTGCCAGTGGCATGATGCGCACGAAATCTGAACTTCCTCACGGTTTTTAATCCATGTCGACCTATACCCGGCCAGTGCTTCTGTTGCTCTGTGGCCTGCTTTTGCTGACCCTGGCGATCGCGGTGTTAAATACGCTCGTCCCGCTGTGGCTCGCCCATGAAAACTTACCGACCTGGCAGGTGGGTATGGTCAGCTCGTCCTTTTTTACCGGCAACCTGCTGGGAACATTGCTGACGGGAAGCCTGATCAAACGCTTTGGTTTTAACCGCAGCTATTATCTGGCATCGCTTATTTTTGCCGTCGGATGTGCCGGGCTGGGACTGATGGTTGGCTTCTGGAGCTGGATGGTCTGGCGCTTTATTGCCGGCGTCGGCTGCGCCATGATCTGGGTGGTGGTGGAAAGCGCCCTGATGTGCAGCGGCACCTCCCGCAACCGCGGTCGCCTGCTGGCGGCCTATATGATGGTCTATTACGTCGGCACGGTTCTGGGCCAGCTGATGGTCAGCAAACTCCCGACCGACCTGATGAGCGTACTGCCGTGGGTAACAAGTATGGTGCTGGCGGCGATTCTGCCGCTGCTCTTTACGCGCATTGTGAACCAGAATAGCGAGCATCAGGAAGCGACACACGTCTGGCCCATGCTGAGATTGCGTCAGGCGCGTCTGGGTGTTAATGGCTGCATCATCTCCGGGATTGTGCTGGGCTCACTGTATGGCCTGATGCCGCTTTACCTGAACCATCAAGGAGTGAGCGATTCCGGAATTGG contains the following coding sequences:
- a CDS encoding DMSO/selenate family reductase complex B subunit, with the translated sequence MTTQYGFFIDSSRCTGCKTCELACKDYKDLTPDVSFRRIYEYAGGDWQEDNGVWHQNVFAYYLSIACNHCEDPACTKVCPSGAMHKRDDGFVVVNEDVCIGCRYCHMACPYGAPQYNAAKGHMTKCDGCHDRVAEGQKPICVESCPLRALDFGPIAELRQKYGKLAAVAPLPSAHFTKPSIVIKPNANSRPTGDTTGYLANPKEV
- a CDS encoding dimethyl sulfoxide reductase anchor subunit family protein, producing the protein MGNGWHEWPLMIFTVFGQCVAGGFIVLALALLKGNLNAGQQQRLVLSMFGLWVLMGIGFIASTLHLGSPLRAFNSLNRVGASSLSNEIASGAIFFAVGGLGWLLAVLKKLPAGLRTVWLIVTMVLGVVFVWMMVRVYNTIDTVPTWYSVWTPMSFFLTMFIGGPLLGFLLLRVAGVDGWAMHLLPVVSLLALVVSAIVALMQGAELATISSSIQQASALVPDYGSLMAWRVVLLAAALVCWIVPQLKGYQPAIPLLSLAFVLVLAGELLGRGVFYGLHMTVGMAIAS
- a CDS encoding MFS transporter; this translates as MSTYTRPVLLLLCGLLLLTLAIAVLNTLVPLWLAHENLPTWQVGMVSSSFFTGNLLGTLLTGSLIKRFGFNRSYYLASLIFAVGCAGLGLMVGFWSWMVWRFIAGVGCAMIWVVVESALMCSGTSRNRGRLLAAYMMVYYVGTVLGQLMVSKLPTDLMSVLPWVTSMVLAAILPLLFTRIVNQNSEHQEATHVWPMLRLRQARLGVNGCIISGIVLGSLYGLMPLYLNHQGVSDSGIGFWMAVMVSAGIVGQWPVGRLADRFGRLLVLRVQVFVVIMGCLAMLSNAAMAPALFILGAAGFTLYPVAMAWACEKVEHHQLVAMNQALLLSYTIGSLLGPTFTAMLMQNYSDNLLFIMIASVSFIYLLMLLRKVGEHPTPVAHA